The Triticum aestivum cultivar Chinese Spring chromosome 6D, IWGSC CS RefSeq v2.1, whole genome shotgun sequence genomic sequence ggagcgagcaactgacttattggaaataatacatactgatgtatgcaatctgatgattgttgaggctcgcagcgggtatcattattttctgaccttcacagatgatttgagcagatatgggtatatctacttaatgaaacataagtctgaaacatttgaaaagttcaaagaatttcatagtgaactggaaaatcatcataacaaaaaaataaagtttctacgatctgatcgtggaggagaatatttgagttatgagtttggtcttcatttgaaacaatgcggaatagtttcgcaactcacgccacctggaacaccactgcgtaatggtgtgtccgaacatcgtaaccgtgctttattagatatggtgcgatctatgatgtctcttaccgatctaccactatcgttttggggtgatgcattagagacagctgcattcacgttaagtagggcaccatctaaatccgttaagacgacaccatatgaactgtggtttggcaagaaaccaaagttgtcgtttcttaaagtttggggttgcaatgcttatgtgaaaaaagtttcatccttataagctcaaacccaaatcggaaaaatgtgtcttcataggatacccaaaggagactgttgggtacaccttctatcacagatccgaaggcaagacattccttgctaagaatggatcctttgtagagaacGAGTTTCTcccgaaataagtgagtgggaggatagtagaacttgatgaggtaactgtatctgctcccttattggaaagtagttcatcacagaaatttgttcctgtgactcctacaccaattagtgaggaagctaatgatgatgatcatgtaacttcagatcaagttactaccgaacctcgtaggtcaaccaaagtgagatccgcaccagagtggtacggtaatcctattctggaggtcatgttacttgaccatgacgaacctacgaactatgaggaatcgatgatgagcccagattccgcgaaatggtttgaggccatgaaatctgagatgggatccatatatgagaacaaagtatggactttggttgacttgcccgttgatcggcaagccatagaaaataaatggatcttcaagaggaagacggacgctgatagttgtgttactatctacaaagctaggcttgtcgaaaaaggtttttgacaaagttgaaggtgttgactacgatgagattttctcactcgtatcgatgcttaaagtctgtccgaatcatgttagcaattgccgcattttatgaaatctagcaaatggataacaaaactgcaatccttaatggatttattaaagaagagttgtatatgatgcaaccaaaaggttttgtcaatcctaaaggtgctaacaaaatatgcaagctccagcgatccatctatggactggtgcaagcatctcggagttggaatatacgctttgataagttgatcaaagcatatagttttatacagacttgcggtgaagcctgtatttacaagaaagtgagtgggagcactacaacatttctgataagtatatgtgaatgacatattgttgatcggaaataatgtagaattattctgcaaagcataaaggagtgtttgaaaggagtttttcaaagaaagacctcggtgaagctgcttacatattgagcatcaagatctatagagatagatcaagacgcttgataagttttttcaatgagtacataccttgacaagattttgaagtagttcaaaatagaacagtcaaagaaagagttcttgcctgtgttacaaggtgtgaaattgagtaagactcaaagcccgaccacgacagaagatagaaagagaatgaaagtcattccctatgcctcagtcataggttcgataaagtatgccatgctgtgtaccagaactattgtataccctacactgagtttagcaaggttgtacaatagtgatccaggagtagatcactggacagcggtcaaaattatccttagtggaataaggatatgtttctcggttatggaggtgacaaaaggttcatcgtaaagggttacgtcgatgcaagttttgacactgatccagatgactctaagtctcaatctggatacatattgaaagagggagcaattagctagagtagctccgtgcagagcattgttgacatagaaatttgcaaaatacatacggatctgaatgtggcagacccgttgactaaacttctctcacaagcaaatcatgatcacaccttagtactctttgggtgttaatcacatagcgatgtgaactagattattgactctagtaaaccctttgggtgttggtcacatgtcgatgtgaactatgggtgttagccacataaagatgtgaactattgatgttaaatcacatggcgatgtgaactagattattgactctagtgcaagtgggagactgaaggaaatatgccctagaggcaataataaagttattatttatttccttatatcatgataaatgtttattattcatgctagaattgtattaaccggaaacttagtacatgtgtgaatacatagacaaacatagtgtcactagtatgcctctacttgactagctcgttaatcgaagatggttaagtttcctagccatggacatgagttgtcatttgattaacgggatcacatcattaggagaatgatgtgattgacttgacccattccgttagcttagcacttgatcgtttagtatgttgctattgctttcttcatgacttatacatgttcctatgactatgagattatgcaactcccgtttaccggaggaacactttgtgtgctaccaaacgtcacaacgtaactgggtgattataaaggtgctctacaggtgtctccgaaggtacttgttgggttggcgtatttcgagattaggatttgtcactccgattgtcggataggtatctctgggcccactcggtaatgcacatcacttaagccttgcaagcattggaactaatgagttagttgcgggatgatgtattacggaatgagtaaagagacttgccggtaacgagaatgaactaggtattgagataccgacgatcgaatctcgggcaagtaacataccgatgacaaagggaacaacatatgttgttatgcggtctgaccgataaagatcttcgtacaatatgtaggagccaatatgggcatccaggttccgctattggttattgaccagagaggtgtctcggtcatgtctacatagttctcgaacccgtagggtccgcacgcttaacgttcgttgacgatatagtactatgagttatgtatgttggtgaccgaatgttgttcggagtttcggatgagatcacggatatgacgaggaactccggaatggtccgaaagtaaagattgatatgtggatagtagtgtttgatctccggaagggttccggaatccatcggaaggggttccgaatgttccccgaaatgtttgggcacgagaacactttatctgggccaaaggggaaagctcaTGAGGTTTTctgaaagtgcaaaaggaagttttgcggagtccaggggccagacgccaaggtctCTGGCGTctaggtccagacgccgggaaccctggcgtctggccctggagtccgagaaggactcttgcctttcgggtgaaactgactttgtggaggcttttactccaagtttcgaccccaaggctcaacatataaatagaggggcagggctagcacccaagacacatcaagaaacaccaagccgtgtgccggctaccccgtcccctttagtttatcctccgtcatagttttcgtagtgcttaggtgaagccctgcggagattgttcttcaccaacaccgtcaccacgccgtcgtgctgccgggaactcatctactacttcgcccctcttgctggatcaagaaggcgaggacgtcatcgagctgaacgtgtgctgaacgcggaggtgccgtacgttcggtacttgatcgggacggatcgtgaaggtgtacgactacatcaaccgcgttgataaacgcttccacttatggtctacgagggtacgtagacaacactcacccctctcgttgctatgcatcaccattatcctgcgtgtgcgtaggaatttttttgaaattactacgttccccaacagctaaatggcttcttctctctctttgatcttcaatactatgttctcctcgatcttcttagtgTTCTAtcctatgtaatcttcttttgtggtgtgtttgttgggatccgatgaattgtggatttatgatcagattattcattgaaacttgaaagtaattgtgtcttttctgaactttattatgcatgattgttatagctttgtatttctctccgatctatccatttggtttggccaactagattgatttatcttcaggggaagaggtgctttgtaatgggttcaatcttggggtgctctatatcccagtgacagaaggggacaagacacgtatttgtattattgccattaagggtaaaatgattgggtttattcatattgaatGAGTTTacattgtctacatcatgtcatcttgcttaaggcgttactccatttttcatgaacttaataccatagatgcatgctggataacgatcgattggtggagtaatagtagtagatgtaggtaggagtcggtctacttgtctcagacgtgatgcatatatacatgatcattaccatGAATATgtcataactatgcgattttctatcaattgccaaacaataatttgttcacccaccatatgctatgtgtCCGAGAGAGAAGCCGTtactgaaaactatggccccccgggtctacctttaccatattataaaaaccaaaattcatttgctgcactttatttacttttattttactttgcaatttatccatctacctatacaagatttaatccttgcaagtaacgagtccAAGGGGAATGACAACCCTCTTgcctgtgttgggtgcaagtatttgcttttgtgtgtaggtgctattCACGATGCTTTGCatgattctcctattggtttgataaaccttggttctcactgagggaaacacttatctctactgtacttcATCTCCTCTCCTCTCCGAGGAAAACCCTAACGCGGCTCACAAGTAGCAGCAGTGAGGCCAACAACGGTCATGTCTGCTTTAGTACCAACTACCACTACCAAAGTGGTTGTAGGGACAACAACATCATGTCAGCATTCGCAGGCACAAGAACTTGAACAGTAGCAGCCTGGGTCATAGGTATTATCAGGGTTGCAGTAGGGATAGTAGCCACGACCAAACCATAGGATGGAACCGGCCCGAAACTAGGAGGATAGTCTTGTCCGGCCACCATGTCTACAACAAGTTGAACCGAGTCTAAGGGGGACCCATCTCCGTCTAGACCAAGTTTTAGGGGTTCTCGTGGACTTGCTTTTCCCTGGTCCCAACTTAATAGCATTCACCACGTCAATCGCTGAGTACACGAGAGGGTTCGCCAACACCACCTCCTGGATTTCATCGTACCTCTTTATAGCAAGTCTTGTCGATGTTGTTTTGCGTCCCACGAGCCATTTGACTCGAAGTGAAGGAATCGGCAAGCACTGTCGGCATCAGAAGCCACATAGCTATCTTTATCGTTATTATGTGTAAAAGAAGATGCACCATTGCTCCCGAGGACCTCATCTCTTGGAGATCTACGGGCAGCTTACAGTTGTGCTGGCTATGACCCAAGTGAACACAGAAACTACAAAAGCGAGGCACCCTCTCGTATTTGACATCTAAGAAGAGTACTTCATTTTCAGCAAAGTCATGGGATTCTAGGATATTACAGAGGGGTTTATCAACATCATGGCTGATTCGGATCCTAAGAAAGTCACCCCAAAATTTACCTTCTCCATTCGTGTGCACCTATAGGACTTCTTGAAGCTTTCCTCTAATCTCCTGGACCACCGGCCACGAGAGCGTGATCAACATGTGAGTGATCTCCATGTCGCCTGGACTAGCGCTCCCGTCCACCCCGGTCATCAGGAAGGCATCTCCGCGATGTGTCCATGGGCCATTTTGAGGATGAATTTGAGGTCCCCTCTGCGCTCGAACTCGAGGAAAAAGCAGTTGTTCTTGAGAGGTGTGTGGTTGAGATGCCCCCTCAGTCCCCACCTGCTCTTGAGCTCCATGAACAACCCTTCGATGCTAAAGATTTGCACCGAGAAGAACAACCCGACCGCTACACCTGGTGCGCATGGCAGCCCTATCCTCGGTTAGGTTCATTTGAATCGCATTTGGCGCATGCGTCTCTAAgctggtggagggcgcgccgggtgGGGTCCCGGGGCCGCgggcggaggagggaggcgcccacaACGGCCCAGGATGGACGGGGGCAGGGCTGGCCGGAGCAGCGTGGGTAGGCCGTCGGGGAGGATCGGGTCCGGCATCGCCGGACCAACAGGAAGCTGCCGCCGCGGGGGCGGGGGCATGGCGCGGGGTGGAGGGGTGGTGGCGTTAGCAGCAGCCGAGGATGGACAGGGGACGGGGCGGGCCGGAGCCGCGCAGGCAGGCCGTCGGGAGGACCGGATCCGGCGTCGCCGGACCAACAGGAGGCTGCCGCCGCGTGGGTAGGGACGAGGGGCGTGGTGGAGGGGTGGGGGTTGCCCGGGGGCGTGAGGAGGTGGATCCACCCAGCCGCCACCTTCCTGGGGTCCGACACGGCTTCGCTGACCGGCCCTCCGGTAGCGGCGATGCGGCGAGGGCGGCGATGAGGGGATCATCCAACAAACATCTAAACGCGTGATCTTTGTACATCCATCTATCTATCTATGGTTTTGCTATGTCTCCGTCAACAAAGAATTGTTATTTCTCAATCCATGTTAAACATGATAAAGCCTACAGTTGTTAAAGGAAACTTCTGCAGACTATTGCCTAGTTGAACCGCTCGGTAAGTGATTGCCCGTATCAAGAAGAGATGTTAACATACTTTTGACGATTCGCTAgtctatttttttctatttttccctGGCGTGACATTTTGGGATGTTTTTGTTTAGGTGATACACCGAATTTACAAAGCTTGGATGCACACAATGCTTTCGTCCAAACTTGTTTATTTGTTGCTTGATGTAAGCTAGTCAGCAACCGAACAGTAGTAGATGGATCACGGATACAGCTTCACCACACGAATGCATGGCTCACGAGTTCCGGCGCATCGATTGATCGATCCCCATCGCATGATGCATGCACATCGATCGATCGATCACCATCGCGCGATGCAAAGGAAAATGTAGTCTGATCGAACCTCTTCCTTTCGCTGCCATCGCATTTTCTCAAACTCAGAGATGAACATTAATTACATGTACCGTACTAGTATTTGGATATTTATTAGTCTCATGTACATATAAATAAGGGCATCTTTAAGGCAGACCGCAAACCTCCCGCAACCGTCAGGACCGGGCAGTCCGGATCCCGGAAGCCAGCCAACGCCGACCTGTATCAATCCGTAAAGCAGTCCGGACATGATTTCTCCCGCAAACCGATGATAAAAGTGAGGGAGCTTTGCGGGACTCCGGACCGCTCCCATGCCCGCTTATGACTGCCATGGCCCACCAAAAAAACCCTCCCACCCTCCTGCGCGCgctcccgcccggcgccagctgcccgcattcatgccggtgtagagcgcgccgctccgcattgaagacggctcagggcgaacgcgacctctcattgcctccgccattgaagcggcgcgccggccgagggcgccggccactgcacgcccggctgaacacgcctcctcgtcgCATTCATATATCGCCATTAACCCCGCTTGGAAGCCGAGAAATTTACTTCGGtcacatgtccgttcatgagcgggacggcattaaacgcaacgccggccgagctcctacCGTCCGTCCTCTATATAAACGAGGGCAGACGCCGGGCAAGAACCACACCCGTCCGCCGCTCCCCCAATCTCCTCCTCCACCACTCTTTCGATGGCTTCCGAAGAGCAGTTTTCCGGCATACAAGCTGGCTGGGTGGCCCATCGAACCGGCTTGTATGCCCTGACAAGGGGGAGCGGGGGCAATTCAATGCCTACTTTGTGGCTTGCGCACTAAGTGCTACGGAAACTGGTTATGTTATTGGTCAAATATGTTTAATTTGCTTTTTCTTAGTGTTCGCCGATGTTATTTAGTTAGCAAATACACCAACAAGACTAAGATGTTATTGCCTCATTTTCAAATTGTCTCAGCTTTGATGCAGAATAAGTTAGTTTGCATCCGAGGTTTTCTTACGGCGTTTCATTAAGAACTATGTTTGCTATACAAATAGTCACGTTCAAATTGATCCACTTTGTAAAATTTGGcgcaaaaaagaaaaacaagtcaTAAGACTACACAATTACATTTTTATGTATATTCTATGATATACTCTTAACGTTCGTAATTTTATGCGTCATATAAATATTTTTTTTACCACCTATATATATTTTCTTACATTCTTGTTTGACTTCCAACGTAATAAAAAAACTAAATGATGTTAAATAAATAGAGGGAGTGAAGGATTATAATTCTTCACCCCGAGCGATGAAAAGTCAGTATATCGAAATCAAATCGAATTCCAAATCAATACAATATTCGCCAAACTCATGTATAACAACATATTTAACGAGAAACGGTATTTACCGAACCAAATTGACGGAATGCACAACGCTGCATGTGGACGCGATAATTGGTGAAAAGCAAGGAGCACACAGACGCGGAGAGAGGAGCAGAGAAATATAAAGTAGAGGCAATATATGTAGCAGTAATTATACACTCGTCTCGTACGTCTTGATCACATTGCCTGCATGGTTGAAACCGAACCTTCAGAGATCTGTATCACATTCCTTTATGTTTACTTCTGTTCAAAGCAGGGCATGGTGAGCTTTCCATCATTCTTGCGCTGTTCCATCCAAAAAATCAGGAGAGAAAAAAAAACTTAGTTAAATTAAATTTGGTGATAAATCAGTTTGTTTGGGTGGTCAGACGAGATGGACTGAAAGTTGATGCGTAGTACCAGCCACGGTGGTGCAATGGACGTGCTGCTGCTCCCTCCTCCTGAAGCTCACCATGAGGCCGTTCTTCATGTACAGCGTGGTGTTGAGCTTGGGCTTCACCGCCTGCCCGGGCGCCACCTCCACCGCGAACGTCTCCAGCACCGCCGCCGCCAGAGTCTTCATCTGCGTGTACGCGAACCGCTTGCCGACGCACAGCCTCGGCCCGGCGTTGAACACCACGTACTTGAACGGGCTCTCGGCGCCGCCAGCAAAGTCCCCGCCCTTCATCCACCGCTCCGGGCGGAACTCCAGGCAGTCCTCCCCCCACGCCGCCGGGTCCCGTCCGATCGCGTACGTGTTGTAGATCACCCGCTGGCGCGCGCGGATCGCCGTGCCGTCCGGGAGCACGTCGTCCTGGAGCGCCTCCTTGAAGTCCACGGGCACCGGCGGGTAGAGGCGCATCGACTCCGTCAGCGCCGCGTGGAGGTAGTCCATCTTCCCGACGTCTCCGTGGGCGGCCCGCACGTCGTCAAGGACGCGTGCCTCGGCGTCGGGGTGGGACGCCAGGAGCCAGAAGAACCAGACGAGCGCGACGGAGCTCGTGTCGCGCCCGGCGAGGATGAAGCTGATGCAGAAGTCGCGGAGGAACTCGTCCGAGTGGCCCGTCGAGGAGGACATGAGGCGGGACAGGAGGTCGCAGCGGCCTTGCAGGCTGCCGAGCTTGCGCAGCTCGGTGCGGCGCTCGGAGACGGTACGCTCGGCGAACTCCCGCACGGAGCGCGCGGCCTCCGCGAGGCGTCGCTCGCCGCCGACGCAGAGGAGCCGCTTGGCCTTCCAGACGAAGGGCGGCGTGACGAACCGGGCGAGGGAGAGCTCCGTGGCGCGCTCGAAGGCGCGCGCGAACGGCACGTCGGGGAGGCCGTCCGCGAggcacccggcgtccaccccgaacGCCGCGGCGCAGATGTTGTCGAACGTGAACCGGAGGAGGACCTCCTGGAGGTCCACGGTCACGCCACCCTGGCTCTGCTGCTGCTGCAGCAGCGGGATCAGCCGGCCGTGCACCAGCTGCTCGATGGTCCTGGCCGAGAACTCGAGGAACTGCGCCGAGTGCATCTCAGCTGTGGCGGCGCGGCGctgcgcgcgccacgcctcgccgtcggcgttgaagatgccgtcgccgagcAGCTCCACGAATCGCTCGCGGTAGTAGGGCCCTTTGGGGTAGTTGGAGAAGTTGGTCTTAAGCACGTGCTCGACGTTGGCCGGCACGGACGTGATGACGCCCGAAGAGCCCCCGCCCCACATGCCGCGGTACGGGAACGTGCCCCCGGAGCGAGCTAGCGCGGCGGCGCCCCAGTCGTAGATGTTGTCGAGGTGCGCGAAGAGGGTGGGGATGATGCCGAACACCGGCCACAGCATGGGTCCGCCCCGCGACTTGAGGCGGGTCGTGGCGGCGTTGCACGCGAAGAGCACCGCGGCGGCCAGGGCCAGGTCGGACGCCCGCACGTACTCCTGCATGGCGCGCACCGCAGCGTTCACGAACGCCCTACCCGCCATCGCCGGCCAACCGCGTGTGAGTGAGAGTACGGTGACGACGAAGATGTGTTAGGTATACGCTGCTAGAGAAGCAGCACGTACTGCGTGTAGTGAACTACTGAAGTGTGCGATCGAGCTTGCACCGGCTTAGGTGTGGGCGTGCTTCATGGTGTACATTCCAGATAAGTTTTGAATCGTGTTTGTGACCGCCCGTATTTATAGGGAAGTGCATGACGCTCGGGTGAACATCATGTGATACCACACTTGTATGCTCCCGTGATACTAATTTGAAAAAATTAaatttaaatgtttcaaaaaaaattgaagacAATTACGGATGTTCACAACGTACATGTCTACAATCCCTAAAAAAATTAGATGCAAAATTCAAAGTACACGTAGAGAAATATAAAAGATAAATTCAACATAATAGTGTCAATAAAGACAAAAGCATGAACAGTGTCAAAACCTACGCCCGCCAAGAATAAGTGTTATTGCTCCGCTGCATATTCAAGATGTTTGGAACCGCAATGGGTTTTGCTCGCACTGCCACACATTGTAGATGGATCCGTATTTCCGTCACAACCGTTAGTCGTCAGCTATGGGAAGAATTGGTGTCGCTCCACTGAGCAAAGTGTCGGAGCTACTTGATGACTACACGGGTGACTCGGATGTGCTAGTTATTCGTGAAATTTTTCTTCAACCGGACAAAGCGATTCTCAATATCCACTTGAATCTGACTAGAGGAAGGGACGACAACAGAAACTGCATCGGCTAATAAGCAATTTGGAATGTGTTGGAAATaggccctagacgcaataataaaataattattgtcatatttcccgttcatgataaatatttattattcatactataattgtattgaccggaaacttaaatatatgtgtgaatacattgacaacaccatgtccctagtaagcttctattgaactaggtcgttg encodes the following:
- the LOC123144701 gene encoding cytochrome P450 86B1; amino-acid sequence: MAGRAFVNAAVRAMQEYVRASDLALAAAVLFACNAATTRLKSRGGPMLWPVFGIIPTLFAHLDNIYDWGAAALARSGGTFPYRGMWGGGSSGVITSVPANVEHVLKTNFSNYPKGPYYRERFVELLGDGIFNADGEAWRAQRRAATAEMHSAQFLEFSARTIEQLVHGRLIPLLQQQQSQGGVTVDLQEVLLRFTFDNICAAAFGVDAGCLADGLPDVPFARAFERATELSLARFVTPPFVWKAKRLLCVGGERRLAEAARSVREFAERTVSERRTELRKLGSLQGRCDLLSRLMSSSTGHSDEFLRDFCISFILAGRDTSSVALVWFFWLLASHPDAEARVLDDVRAAHGDVGKMDYLHAALTESMRLYPPVPVDFKEALQDDVLPDGTAIRARQRVIYNTYAIGRDPAAWGEDCLEFRPERWMKGGDFAGGAESPFKYVVFNAGPRLCVGKRFAYTQMKTLAAAVLETFAVEVAPGQAVKPKLNTTLYMKNGLMVSFRRREQQHVHCTTVAAQE